A segment of the Collimonas fungivorans genome:
GCGCGCTGCGCAGGAAGCAACGGCCAACATCGTTGCAGCGCCACGTGTGCCGCGCGAGCGCAAGCCTTTGCCGGCGCAATCCAGCGAACCGCTGGTGCAGGTCGAAACCCAGCGCCCGCAGTAAGCCGATGCGCCACCCGGTGGCGTAGCAGTAGACAGTAGTACAACAAAGGGAGTCCCAGACTCCCTTTGTCACGTCTGGCGCAGGCGATATGTTTGAAATTGCGAGAACTGCCGCTTTTCAAAGGGTGCTAAAGCTAAAAAACGACGCCCATGGTATCTTGTAGAAGTTGCTACCTTATATTTAGATGCAAGACATTGCACATTTTTCCAGATACACACCATGACTAGAAAAGTCATCCCGCTGATCGACAGCCGCAGTTTCTTGCCGCTGCCCTTGCCACCGGCATTGCCCTCTATCCTCGAAACGCCGACCGGCCTGATAGCGGACGAGCTGGGGCGGCCGCTGCACGACTTGCGCATCTCTGTCACCGACCGCTGCAATTTCCGCTGCGTGTATTGCATGCCGCGTGCGGTATTCGACAAGGACTATGCGTTCCTGCCGCACACCGCCCTGCTGTCGTTTGAAGAAATCACCCGCCTGGCGAGCCTGTTTGTCGCCCACGGCGTGCACAAGATCCGCCTGACCGGCGGCGAACCCCTGCTACGCAAACACATCGAAAAGCTGATCGGCATGCTGAGCGCCCTGCAGACGCCGGACGGCAAGCCGCTCGACCTGACCCTGACCACCAACGGTTCATTGCTGGCGAAAAAAGCCCAGGCGCTGAAAGACGCCGGCCTGAACCGCGTCACCGTCTCGCTCGACGCACTCGATGAAAACATCTTCCAGCGCATGAACGACGCCGACTTCCCGGTGGCCGACGTCTTGCACGGGCTGGATGTGGCGCATCAGGCCGGGCTCGGGCCGATCAAGGTCAACATGGTGGTCAAACGCGGCGTCAACGAACAGGAAATCCTGCCGATGGCGCGCTATTTCAAGAACACGCCATACATCCTGCGCTTCATCGAATATATGGATGTGGGCGCCTCCAACGGCTGGAAGATGGATGAAGTAGTACCCTCCGCCGAAGTCGCGCAGATAATCCAGAACGAAATGCCGATGCGGCCGCTGGCAGCCAACTATGTCGGCGAAACCGCACAGCGCTGGCGCTACGACGACGGCGTCGGCGAAATCGGCCTGATTTCCAGCGTCACCCAGGCGTTTTGCCACGACTGTTCGCGCGCCCGTCTGTCGACCGAAGGCAAGCTGTACACCTGTTTGTTCGCCAGCGCCGGCCACGACCTGCGCGCCTTGCTGCGCAACGAATGCAGCGACCGCGAAATCTCCAGCGTGATCGGCCAGCTGTGGCGCGCCCGCGACGACCGTTATTCCGAGCTGCGCACGCAGCACACCGAAGGCCTGGCCTCGTCCTCACCCCGCAAGAAAGTCGAAATGTCGTACATAGGCGGCTGACCGGGCCCTGCCATGGAAACCTATCCGCCCCCCTCTGCGCTGGATATCACCGGCCTGATACTGGCCGGCGGCCGCGGCACCCGCATGGGCGGGATCGACAAGGGCCTGGCCCTGCTCGACGGCCAGCCGATGGCGGCGCATGTCATCGCGCGCCTGGCGCCACAGGTGAACAGCCTGATCATCAACGCCAACCGCAACCAGGATAGCTACGCGGCGTTCGGCGCACCGGTCTGGCCCGATGAGCAGCCTGACTTCGCAGGCCCGCTGGCAGGCCTGCAAGCCGGCCTGCGCCACTGCGGCACGCCCTACCTGGCGACCGCACCCTGCGACTCGCCCTACCTGCCGCATGACCTGGTGCGGCGCCTGGCGCAAGCACTGGCCAGCGCCGGCGCCGACCTCGCGGTTGCCAGCATCCGCGAAGGCAGCGACCAGGATATCTGGCCGCAGCCGGTATTCATGCTGCTGAAAACCGCTTTATTGACCGACCTCAATGACTACCTGCAGGGCGGCGGGCGTAAGATGGAAACCTGGTACCGCCGCCTCAACTATTGCGAAACGCTGTTTACCGATGCCGACGCCTTCCGTAACATCAATACCCGAGAACAGTTACTACAGCGATAATGCAAACGCAATGACCAACCTGAATATCCGTCCCGCCAAGCCATCCTTGTCCGAGCTGACCAGTTGCATGTCGGACTACGATCCGCACGCCATGCCGGTCAAGCAAGCGCAGGCCATCATCCGCGACTGCATCACAGCGGTCAGCGCGATTGAAAAAGTGGCGCTGCGCAGCGCCCTCGACCGCGTGCTGGCCAGCGACATCATCTCGCCGATCGACGTCCCGGCGCACGACAACTCGGCCATGGACGGCTACGCCTTCAACTCGGCCGACCTGCGCCATGACAGCGATACCGTGCTGGCGGTGGCCGGCACCGCCCACGCCGGCCGCGCCTACCTGGGAGCGGTTGCCGGCGGCCAGGCGGTGCGGATCATGACCGGCGCCCTGATGCCGGAGGGGCTCGACACCGTGATCCCGCAAGAATTTGTCAGCCCCGGCAGTGCGACCGGTTTCGTCACTATCCCGGCCGATGCCGTCAAACCCGGCGCGAATCGACGCCTGGCCGGCGAGGACCTGAAAGCCGGCAGCGCCGCGATCGCCCGGGGCCGCATCTTGCGTCCGGCCGACCTCGGCTTGCTGGCCTCGCTCGGCATCGCCGAAATCCCGGTAAGGCGGCGCCTGCGCGTGGCGTTTTTCTCGACCGGCGACGAACTGCGTTCGGTCGGCGAGGTGCTGGATCCCGGCTGCGTCTACGATTCCAATCGCTATACCTTGTACGGCATGCTGCGGCGGCTGGGCTGCGACATTATCGACATGGGCGTGGTCGGCGACGATCCGCCGGCGCTGGAGAGCGCTTTCCGCAGCGCTTGCGAGAACGCCGACGCCATCATCACTTCCGGCGGCGTCTCGGTCGGCGACGCCGACCACACCAAGCAGATGATGGCGCAGCTGGGCGACGTCGCTTTCTGGAAAATCGGCATGCGCCCGGGCCGTCCGCTGGCGTTCGGCAGCATTACTTCAGGCGGCAAGCAAGCCCTGTTCTTTGGCCTGCCCGGCAATCCGGTGGCGGTCATGGTGTCGTTTTATTTTTTTGCGCGCGAGGCCCTGTTGCAGATGATGGGCGCGCAGGTCGCTCCGTTGCCGCTGATGCGCGCCACCGCAGCCGTCGCCATCCGCAAGCGCCCGGGACGTACCGAATACCAGCGCGGCATCCTCAGCATGGACAACGGCCAGTGGAGCGTGCGCCCCACCGCGGCCCAGGGCTCCGGCATCTTGCGCTCGATGGCGGAAGCCAACTGCATGATCGTGCTGGGACATGAACAGGGCGACGTCGCCGCCAGCGATGCGGTCGAGGTGATCCTGTTCGACGGCCTAATCTAGGGGGCGCACATGGAATTCCGCGCTGCCCGTATCGAAGACGCCGACGCCATCGCCGCCCTGATCCACGGCTTTACGCATGAATTCCTGGCCACGCCCGACGGCAAAGGCGCTGAGCGTTTTTTTGAATCCGTCTCGGTAACCGCGGTAAGAGGATATATCCCCGATCCGCGTTATCAATACCACCTCGCTTTTGAAAACGGCCTACTCGCCGGTTTTATCACACTGCGCGATCGCAGCCACCTTTGCCATCTGTTTGTCGCCCGGGATTTTCAGCGCCGTGGTCTGGCTACGCAGCTTTGGCAGACGGCGAAAATGGCGGCGACCGGGCTCGGTGCCATCGAAGCATTTACCGTCAATTCCTCGCCTTTGGCTCAGCCTGTCTATGAGCGCTTCGGCTTCATCAAAACCGGCCCGCAAGTTGAAATGCATGGCATATGCTTTGTCCCCATGCGTTTATCCCTAACGTCGGAGAAATGAAACACGCCGGCGATCTCCAGGCCTTGCTGCAGGCGGATCCTGAGCGGTTGCGCATCTTGGCGCTGGTGCACTCCCTGCACCTTCCCGATTGCTGGATCGCCGCTGGTTTTATCAGAAATGCGGTCTGGGATTTCCTGCACGGACGAACGCCTTCATCTCCATCAGGCGATGTCGATGTAATCTGGTTCAATCCTTCTCAGCACAGTGCAGACGCCGATTTGCAGATAGAAAAAAACCTGAAAGCTTTGGACCCATCTATCGAGTGGTCGGTGAAAAACCAGGGACGCATGCACGTCCGCAACGGCGATACACCTTATCAATCCGCTAGCGACGCCATGCGCTTCTGGCCGGAAACCGCCACTGCGGTGGCGGCCCGGTATGCCGCAGGCAACGGCCTGGAAATCGCGGCGCCCTTCGGGCTCGACGATTTGTACGCGGCCATCGTCCGGCCGACGCCCCGCTTCATCGATGCGAAACGCGCGCAGTTTGACGATCGCTTGCAGTGCAAAAACTGGTTGTCTCGCTGGCCCCTGCTGCGAGTCGAAGCAGAAGCTCACAATCGAGCAAGCGTGGCCTGATCAGGCTCTCCTCCATAATATTTTTCCAGGCATTCGTTGAAAACCTGGTTGCCGCCTGCTGCTTGTGCGAACAAGGTCAATGACGATTGAAATTTCATGTAGTCAGGGAAGCCAAAAATATCTTCTGCCGAGCGCCCGTCCACAGCGGCTACCAGGCGGCAGCATTCCTGCAGGCGCGGCCCCAGCAGCGGATGATCCAGGTAGGCACGGGCTTCTTCGAGCGAGGAGATCGCATACCTGATCGCCGTAGTGCTGTGCCCCAGCCCTTCAACCTGCGGGAAAACGAACCACATCCAATGGCTGCGTTTTCTGCCCTGGCTCAGTTCTTCGCGTACGATATCGAAGACCGGCTGCTGGGCGGCCACGAAACGCTGCAGGTTGTATTGATCGCTCACGTCATTTTTCTACCGAAAGGGAAACCCATGATCTCTCACGTTTTTATCGGCGTCACCGATTTCCAGCGCGCATACGGTTTCTATTCTGCTGTTATGGAAAAACTGGGCCTGCAGCTCAAATTCTGCGATGCCGGCAAGCCGTGGGCGGCCTGGATGGCGAGCGGCAAGGCCCGGCCTCTGTTCATCATTGGTGCGCCTTACGACGGCAACAGCGCCTCTGTCGGCAACGGCCAGATGATCGCCCTGCTAGCGCCGACCCGGGCCGCGGTCGACGGCGCTTATGCCCTGGCCCTGGAAAACGGCGGATCGTGCGAAGGCGCGCCCGGCTTGCGCCTGGAATACCATCCCGATTATTACGGCGCCTACTTCCGCGATGCCGACGGCAACAAACTTTGCGTCTGCTGCCACGATGCCGTGGCGTAGGGTGCGCACCTGTGCCCACGTGTGACCGTAATGACCGGGACAGGGACAGGGACCCAAAAACGGGGATGTAGGTGAAATAAGGTTACGCGTGGGCACAGGTGCCCGCCCTACACGTCAGAACGTATTGCACTGGAATAAACCAGGATGGCCAAAACAGGTTGTAGTGGCCGGATAACGTTCGGTATTGTCTTTTGTGTCCAGCCGCAGCACACAACTGCGCCATTCGTTGGTATTGCTTTTATATCCCAGCCTTTCGCAAGCCGGACCATAGATGCGCATCATCTGGTCGACATCACGCTGTGCCTGGGCGGCGCGTTCGGCATCCGTGGCGCAACCGGCCAGCATGGCGACCGCAGCCAAAATTATGAGCGTACGCATGGTGAACTCCTTTTCTTTCGGTTCTGTTCAGTAAACTGCGGTGAACTCCGGTTTTTCTATTTATTGCAGGCAAATGTGGGGATATTCCATACCCCTCCAACATCTGCTATGCCCACAGTATAGGCCAGCGCTTATTGCCCCACTATTTCCAACCATGCATAGTTGCTACCAGATGTAACTATCCTGGCCTCGGGCGATAAAAATCTTCCGGCTCGTTTAATGGATCCCACAAATAGTAATAATTCTCATTTATAATTAGAACTTCAGACAAACTTTACCGATTACCCACCCTACCTCTCTTTTTCAGCCAGCCGCATCACCAGCGTCGCCAGCCATTCAACAAGTTTGATTGTTTTGGAGTACGACGCTTTGCCCAATTTATACCCAACCCGCCTGCCGGGATTGCCTGCGGCCGCCAATTTTGCCGTGTTCGCCACCATCGCCGTATCGATGCCGGTTTTTTCCCAGAGCGCGCCGCAGCTGCTGGCCGGCAGTTCCGCCGCCGGCCGCACGCTGGACGAAATATCGGTCACCGCCACCCGCAGCGAAACCGCGGTGGCGCGCACGCCCAGCAGCATCTCGGTGATCGGCGCCGAGACTATCGACGAGCAGCAGCCAAAGGATGTCAAGGACCTGCTGCGCTACGAACCTGGCGTCACGGTCAGGCGCGGTCCTTACCGGCCGTCGTCGGCGGCGGCCGCCGGCGGCCGCGGCGGCAACGAAGGCATCAATATCCGCGGGCTGGAAGGCAACCGCATCCTGCTGATGGAAGACGGCATACGGCTGCCCAGCTCGTTTTCATTCGGGCCGCTGGAAGCCGGGCGCGGCGACTACATGCAGATGGACATGTATAAACGGGTGGAAATCCTGCGCGGGCCAGCCTCGGCCATGTACGGCAGCGACGGCCTGACCGGCGCTGTCAATTTCATCACCAAGGATCCCTCCGATTTCCTGAAGATCTTCAACAAGCCGACCTATTTCTCGATCAAGCCGGTTTACGACTCCACCGACGGCAGCACCTCGACCACCGCGGTCGCGGCTTTCGGCGGCGAACGTTTCGAAGGTCTGCTGATCGCCAACAAACGCACCGGCCATGAGGTAGACACCAAAGGCACGCGCGACATCAACGGCCCCAACCGCGATACCGCCAATCCGCAAAACGTCAACGGCAACGCGTTGCTCGGCAAGCTGGTGTTCAAGGCCAGCGGCCAGGACACTTTCACCGCGGCGATCGATCACCAGGAACAGAAAACCGATTCCAACGTGCTGTCCGCGGTCACCGCCAGCACGCTGGCGCTGCGCGCCAACGACAAGCTGGAACGCAATCGCTACAGCCTGGCTTACGACTTCAAGGACGGCAGCAATCCTTACTTCCAGAACGCCCACGCGCAAATCTACTACCAGGATGCGAAGAACCACCAGTTTTCCTATGAAGACCGGTTTCCTGCGGCCGACCGTACCCGTGACAATACTTACCGGGAAAGCACCTACGGCGGTTCAGCCCAGGCGGAAAGCGGCTTCGCCACCGGCGGCCTGCAGCACAAGCTGGTCTACGGCTTCGATCTCAGCACGGCGCGCATCAGCGGGCTGCGCGACGGCACCATCCCTGGCGTCGGCGAATCGCCGTTTCCCAACAAGGCTTTCCCGAATACCGACTACTCGCTGTTCGGCGCTTTCATCCAGGATGAAATCCGGCTGTCGCCAACCAGTCCGCTCAGCATCACGCCCGGGTTGCGTTTCGACGGCTACCGCCTGACGCCGGACGAAAACGATCCGGCCTACACCGGCAAGGCCACCAAATCGAGCGGCAATGCAGTGTCGCCACGGCTGGCCCTGATGGTTGAAATCAGTCCGGCGCTGCTGCCCTACATCCAGTACGCGCGCGGTTTCCGCACGCCGACACCGGACCAGGTCAACAACAGCTTCGGCAACCCGATCTTCGGTTACGCCACCATCGGCAACCCCGACCTGAAGCCGGAAACCAGCAACACCTTTGAAATCGGCTTGCGCGGCAAGCTGGGCGGCGGCAACGATACCCTGCGCTATAGCGTGGCGGCGTTCACCGGCCGTTACAGCAACTTCATTTCGCAGGAAATCGTCAGCGGCAGCGGCCGGCCATTCGTCGATCCCTTCATTTACCAGTACGTCAACCGCGCCCGCGCCCGCATCAGCGGCGCCGAAGCCCGGATCGACTGGCAACAGGCCAACGGCCTCGGCTTCAAGGCTGGCATGGCTTATACCAAAGGTCATACCGAAGGCGCAGACGGCAGCAGCACGCCGCTCGATACCGTCAATCCTTTCATGGCCGTATTCGGCTTGCGCTACGAACCCAGCGAACTCTGGTACGGGCAGACCGACTTCATCTACCAAAGCGCGAAACGGCGCAGCGACATGAGCAAGCAAAGCGATTTTGCGCCGCCGGCCGCCTTCGTGGTCGACCTGCGCGGCGGCTACAACATCAGCAAGAACGTATCGCTGTTTGCCGGCATACACAACCTGTTCAACCGCCAGTACTGGAACTGGTCGGACGTGCGCGGCCTGGCCGGCAACACAACGGTCGCCGATGCTTACACCGCCCCTGGCCGCAGTTTCAACGTCGGCCTGAAATTCCAGTATTGATTTCCGTATTTATCTCTTTCTTATCTCATTCCTGGACAAGGAGAAAACAATGTCTGCAACAAGTGATCACCAACAACGCGACCAGCAACAATTGCGCGCGGACTTCCTGAATACGAAACGCGAAAAAAAAATGCGCAATCGCGATGCCGCAGCCGCCATCGGCGTCACCGAAGGCGAGGCCATGGCCGCCTGCGTCGGGGCCGAAGCCATCCGGCTGCTGCCGCATTTCATCGAACTGTTTGAGGAAATCCCGCTGCTGGGCCCGGTCATGGCGCTGACCCGCAACGACAGTGCGGTGCACGAAAAAGACGGCGTGTATGAAAAGATGAGTCACAATGGCCAGGTCGGCCTGGCGCTGGGCGAAGCGATCGACTTGCGGATTTTCTACAAGCAATGGTGCTTCGCCTGCGCCGTGATCGAGGAAGTAGCACGCGGCGCCGGAAAAACCTGGCAGAAAAGCCTGCAGTTCTACGATCTGCACGGGGAGGCAGTGCACAAGGTGTTCTTGCGCGAGCACAGCAATCACGACGCCTTCGACGCCCTGGTGGCGCGCTGGCGCGACCCCGAGCAGCAACCCGGCATGAAGGTCGAACCTGTTCCGCCGGCCGCCATCGACAAGCCCGATGCCGAGATCGACGGTGACGGCTTCCGCGCTGCCTGGAAAGGCATGACGGATACCCACCAGTTCTTCGGACTGTTGCGCGATTTCGGCCTCAGCCGGACCCAGGCGCTGCGGCTGGCGCCGCCGCAATTCGTACGCCAGGTCGACAACAGCGCTACCCGCGCCATCCTGGAACAGGCCGTCGCCAACGCCTTGCCCATCATGGTCTTTGTCGGCAACCGCGGCATGATCCAGATCCATTCCGGCGCAGTAGGCAACATCAAGGCGATGGGTCCCTGGCTGAACATCCTGGATCCTGGGTTCAACCTGCATCTGCGGGAAGACCTGATTGCTGCCAGCTGGGTGGTCAGCAAACCGACCAGCGACGGCGAGGTCACCTCGCTGGAACTGTTCGACCACGAAGGCAACACTATTGCCATGCTGTTCGGCGTACGCAAGCCAGGCCAGCCGGAACTTGCTGCCTGGCGCAGCGCAGCCTTGAACCTGCCGCTGGCGGCAAGCATGGCGGAGGTCCACGCGTGAAGCCGCTTATCGATGTGCAACGGCGCCTGCTGCTGGGCGGCAGCGCTGCCGGCCTGTTGCTGGGCGCCCTGCCCGGCCTGGCGTTCGCAAAAGCTGACGCGGCAAACCCGCCGCGGCGCGTGGTGGTGGCCGGCGGCGCTCTGACCGAAGTAGTGTATGCACTGGATGCCGGCGCGGTCCTGATCGGCGCCGACACCACCAGCACCTATCCCGCCGCGGCGCAGGCGCTGCCCAAGATGGGTTACCAGCGTGCGCTGTCGGCCGAAGGCGTGCTATCGCTGCATCCCGACCTGCTGCTGGCGTCGGCCGACGCCGGCCCGCCGGCCACGCTGCAGCAGATTGCCGCTGCCGGTGTGCGCGTGATACGACTGGGCGAGCGGCATGACGTCAACACCGTGCGTGAAAAAATCACGGGAGTGGCCGCCGCGCTGGAGCTGGCCGCACGCGGCAAGACATTGCTGCAACGCTTCGACAGTGACTGGGAAGCGGCACTGGCGGCAGTGCAAAAACAGCGCCCGGCCAAAGCGCCGCGTGTGCTGTTCATCCTCAGCAATAGCGGCACGCAAGCCATGGTAGCGGGCCAGGAAACGGCGGCCGACGCCATGATCCGTTACGCCGGCGCCATTAATGCTACCTCGGCCGACGGCAAAGGCTTCAAAGGCTACAAACCCTTGACCGCGGAAAGCGCCGTCAACTGCGCTCCCGACATCCTGATGATCGCCAGCGAAAGCCTGGCGGCGATAGGCGGCATGGAGCGCCTGCTGGCCAGCCCCGGCCTGTCGCTGACGCCGGCGGCCAGGAACCGGCGCGTGGTGGCCGGCATGGATTCGCTGTTGCTGCTAGGCTTCGGGCCGCGCCTGCCGCAAGCGCTGACGCAGCTGTCGGCCCAGCTGTATGGTTAACCGCTGACCACCACTGCGATGTCAACTCTCTTTCCCACCGTCCTGTCGGGCCCCGCGCCGGCCGTTCGTGCGCCCGAGCTGCTCCGCAAGGGCCGGCAACGCATGGTGCTGGCCGGCTTGTCGCTGCTGCTGGTCTTGACTACGCTGCTGTGCGCGGCGCTCGGCGCTTATCAGATCGATCCATGGCGTATCCCGCTGCTGCTGTGGCCGGGCGAGCTGAGCATGGCCGATGCGCAAACCCGCGCAGTACTGCTCGATATCCGCCTGCCGCGGGTGCTGCTGGCGATCCTGGTCGGCTGCGGCTTCGGCGCCGCCGGCAGCGCCATGCAAGCCTTGTTTCGCAATCC
Coding sequences within it:
- a CDS encoding TonB-dependent hemoglobin/transferrin/lactoferrin family receptor, with protein sequence MPNLYPTRLPGLPAAANFAVFATIAVSMPVFSQSAPQLLAGSSAAGRTLDEISVTATRSETAVARTPSSISVIGAETIDEQQPKDVKDLLRYEPGVTVRRGPYRPSSAAAAGGRGGNEGINIRGLEGNRILLMEDGIRLPSSFSFGPLEAGRGDYMQMDMYKRVEILRGPASAMYGSDGLTGAVNFITKDPSDFLKIFNKPTYFSIKPVYDSTDGSTSTTAVAAFGGERFEGLLIANKRTGHEVDTKGTRDINGPNRDTANPQNVNGNALLGKLVFKASGQDTFTAAIDHQEQKTDSNVLSAVTASTLALRANDKLERNRYSLAYDFKDGSNPYFQNAHAQIYYQDAKNHQFSYEDRFPAADRTRDNTYRESTYGGSAQAESGFATGGLQHKLVYGFDLSTARISGLRDGTIPGVGESPFPNKAFPNTDYSLFGAFIQDEIRLSPTSPLSITPGLRFDGYRLTPDENDPAYTGKATKSSGNAVSPRLALMVEISPALLPYIQYARGFRTPTPDQVNNSFGNPIFGYATIGNPDLKPETSNTFEIGLRGKLGGGNDTLRYSVAAFTGRYSNFISQEIVSGSGRPFVDPFIYQYVNRARARISGAEARIDWQQANGLGFKAGMAYTKGHTEGADGSSTPLDTVNPFMAVFGLRYEPSELWYGQTDFIYQSAKRRSDMSKQSDFAPPAAFVVDLRGGYNISKNVSLFAGIHNLFNRQYWNWSDVRGLAGNTTVADAYTAPGRSFNVGLKFQY
- a CDS encoding hemin-degrading factor, translated to MSATSDHQQRDQQQLRADFLNTKREKKMRNRDAAAAIGVTEGEAMAACVGAEAIRLLPHFIELFEEIPLLGPVMALTRNDSAVHEKDGVYEKMSHNGQVGLALGEAIDLRIFYKQWCFACAVIEEVARGAGKTWQKSLQFYDLHGEAVHKVFLREHSNHDAFDALVARWRDPEQQPGMKVEPVPPAAIDKPDAEIDGDGFRAAWKGMTDTHQFFGLLRDFGLSRTQALRLAPPQFVRQVDNSATRAILEQAVANALPIMVFVGNRGMIQIHSGAVGNIKAMGPWLNILDPGFNLHLREDLIAASWVVSKPTSDGEVTSLELFDHEGNTIAMLFGVRKPGQPELAAWRSAALNLPLAASMAEVHA
- the moaA gene encoding GTP 3',8-cyclase MoaA; the protein is MTRKVIPLIDSRSFLPLPLPPALPSILETPTGLIADELGRPLHDLRISVTDRCNFRCVYCMPRAVFDKDYAFLPHTALLSFEEITRLASLFVAHGVHKIRLTGGEPLLRKHIEKLIGMLSALQTPDGKPLDLTLTTNGSLLAKKAQALKDAGLNRVTVSLDALDENIFQRMNDADFPVADVLHGLDVAHQAGLGPIKVNMVVKRGVNEQEILPMARYFKNTPYILRFIEYMDVGASNGWKMDEVVPSAEVAQIIQNEMPMRPLAANYVGETAQRWRYDDGVGEIGLISSVTQAFCHDCSRARLSTEGKLYTCLFASAGHDLRALLRNECSDREISSVIGQLWRARDDRYSELRTQHTEGLASSSPRKKVEMSYIGG
- the glp gene encoding gephyrin-like molybdotransferase Glp; this translates as MTNLNIRPAKPSLSELTSCMSDYDPHAMPVKQAQAIIRDCITAVSAIEKVALRSALDRVLASDIISPIDVPAHDNSAMDGYAFNSADLRHDSDTVLAVAGTAHAGRAYLGAVAGGQAVRIMTGALMPEGLDTVIPQEFVSPGSATGFVTIPADAVKPGANRRLAGEDLKAGSAAIARGRILRPADLGLLASLGIAEIPVRRRLRVAFFSTGDELRSVGEVLDPGCVYDSNRYTLYGMLRRLGCDIIDMGVVGDDPPALESAFRSACENADAIITSGGVSVGDADHTKQMMAQLGDVAFWKIGMRPGRPLAFGSITSGGKQALFFGLPGNPVAVMVSFYFFAREALLQMMGAQVAPLPLMRATAAVAIRKRPGRTEYQRGILSMDNGQWSVRPTAAQGSGILRSMAEANCMIVLGHEQGDVAASDAVEVILFDGLI
- a CDS encoding VOC family protein yields the protein MISHVFIGVTDFQRAYGFYSAVMEKLGLQLKFCDAGKPWAAWMASGKARPLFIIGAPYDGNSASVGNGQMIALLAPTRAAVDGAYALALENGGSCEGAPGLRLEYHPDYYGAYFRDADGNKLCVCCHDAVA
- the mobA gene encoding molybdenum cofactor guanylyltransferase MobA, coding for METYPPPSALDITGLILAGGRGTRMGGIDKGLALLDGQPMAAHVIARLAPQVNSLIINANRNQDSYAAFGAPVWPDEQPDFAGPLAGLQAGLRHCGTPYLATAPCDSPYLPHDLVRRLAQALASAGADLAVASIREGSDQDIWPQPVFMLLKTALLTDLNDYLQGGGRKMETWYRRLNYCETLFTDADAFRNINTREQLLQR
- a CDS encoding GNAT family N-acetyltransferase, whose translation is MEFRAARIEDADAIAALIHGFTHEFLATPDGKGAERFFESVSVTAVRGYIPDPRYQYHLAFENGLLAGFITLRDRSHLCHLFVARDFQRRGLATQLWQTAKMAATGLGAIEAFTVNSSPLAQPVYERFGFIKTGPQVEMHGICFVPMRLSLTSEK
- a CDS encoding heme/hemin ABC transporter substrate-binding protein; this encodes MKPLIDVQRRLLLGGSAAGLLLGALPGLAFAKADAANPPRRVVVAGGALTEVVYALDAGAVLIGADTTSTYPAAAQALPKMGYQRALSAEGVLSLHPDLLLASADAGPPATLQQIAAAGVRVIRLGERHDVNTVREKITGVAAALELAARGKTLLQRFDSDWEAALAAVQKQRPAKAPRVLFILSNSGTQAMVAGQETAADAMIRYAGAINATSADGKGFKGYKPLTAESAVNCAPDILMIASESLAAIGGMERLLASPGLSLTPAARNRRVVAGMDSLLLLGFGPRLPQALTQLSAQLYG
- a CDS encoding nucleotidyltransferase family protein → MKHAGDLQALLQADPERLRILALVHSLHLPDCWIAAGFIRNAVWDFLHGRTPSSPSGDVDVIWFNPSQHSADADLQIEKNLKALDPSIEWSVKNQGRMHVRNGDTPYQSASDAMRFWPETATAVAARYAAGNGLEIAAPFGLDDLYAAIVRPTPRFIDAKRAQFDDRLQCKNWLSRWPLLRVEAEAHNRASVA
- a CDS encoding DUF1810 domain-containing protein is translated as MSDQYNLQRFVAAQQPVFDIVREELSQGRKRSHWMWFVFPQVEGLGHSTTAIRYAISSLEEARAYLDHPLLGPRLQECCRLVAAVDGRSAEDIFGFPDYMKFQSSLTLFAQAAGGNQVFNECLEKYYGGEPDQATLARL